A genomic segment from Bosea sp. OAE506 encodes:
- a CDS encoding L,D-transpeptidase produces the protein MKQTAILALALSTLLGACQYKSVNAPALSQRDAEYIALVPTFEHHLTHLPYEIADPTGQPAGTIVVDTREKYLYYVLPNKKAIRYGVATGDEAFGWTGEAIVQRKAEWPRWTPPAEMIARWPHLAPRAGGMEGGPDNPLGARALYLYQNGRDTLYRIHGTNEPETIGRSASSGCIRMRNIDVIDLFNRVPNGTKVIVT, from the coding sequence ATGAAACAGACCGCGATCCTTGCCTTGGCGCTCTCGACCCTGCTGGGAGCCTGCCAGTACAAGAGCGTCAACGCTCCGGCCCTGTCGCAGAGGGATGCCGAATACATCGCCCTGGTGCCGACCTTCGAGCACCATCTCACCCATCTGCCCTACGAGATCGCCGACCCGACCGGCCAGCCGGCCGGCACCATCGTCGTCGATACGCGAGAGAAGTATCTCTATTACGTCCTGCCGAACAAGAAGGCGATCCGCTACGGCGTCGCCACCGGCGACGAGGCCTTCGGCTGGACCGGTGAGGCGATCGTGCAGCGCAAGGCGGAATGGCCGCGCTGGACGCCCCCGGCCGAGATGATCGCGCGCTGGCCCCATCTGGCGCCCCGTGCCGGCGGCATGGAGGGCGGCCCCGACAACCCGCTCGGCGCCCGCGCCCTGTATCTCTACCAGAATGGCCGCGACACGCTCTATCGCATCCACGGCACCAACGAGCCCGAGACGATCGGCCGCTCGGCCTCCTCGGGCTGCATCCGGATGCGCAACATCGACGTGATCGACCTGTTCAACCGCGTGCCCAACGGCACGAAGGTGATCGTGACCTGA
- a CDS encoding Pls/PosA family non-ribosomal peptide synthetase, whose translation MNDMTILSGTTDQASPTVVAMMAGDKRADLLRDEVLGEVLAATVEGRGSHPALVDGSRRLSYEEVWAQAGRQARGLSRQGVGPGDLVGLWMPRGIDLLIAQIAITRAGAAWVPFDAEAPVDRIAVCLADAQAKGIVTCEAWTGRAAATERSVWTPDALAQGDDGHPMPARAPGLTREHPAYLIYTSGSTGTPKAIVISHRNICHFLRSGNALYGIGPEDVVFQGASVAFDLSMEEIWTPYLAGATLFVASPEMMGDAEKLPAILTEAGVTVIDTVPTLLGILPSDVPSLKLILLGGEALPPATVQKWSKPGRRILNTYGPTEATVVATAAEVHPGETVTIGRPIANYTAYVVNEAMALVGPGEQGELLIGGPGVAQGYHGRPELTAEKFIANPFGQPFGPEDPVLYRSGDAVSLDEAGNIVFHGRIDDQIKIRGFRVELGEIESKLADEPGVHQAAVVMRTDDEIERLVAFVVAEPGVAVDGAVLRAALREKLPPYMVPAHFEAVGSLPRMVSGKVDRRMLKAAPLTAPSAPGEQEPPRNATEAALLDAAKRVLGASSLPLEADFFVDLGGHSLLAARFISIVRENPSYAGITLQDVYGARTLRGMAALLDGRGIAAAEDLSFTPPPFLRRFLCGLAQAVALPLIIGLSTAQWLGIFVTYMLLSGEDLPLVGQIFALLGVYVAITIVTGLIAIALKWIVLGRTKPGVYPLWGVYYFRWWFAARVAGLVHIKWLQGSPVMRVYWRLLGAKVGRDVIISDYEAGAIDLIEIGDGTSFGSKTTFANGEAIGDKLIIGRITIGRDVCAGASVVFGHDCVIGDHAEIADLTPIPPKARIADAEIWDGSPARKTGMVDLAALPPQAEAGPARRSALTAFYVLMLVVVPPISLLPIFPAFWLFDQIDDWISTWSEISYLWYLPLLTWPTAIGLISFTVFLMAGLRWAILPRVTSGSYSIHSGFYARKWTVALATEVTLETLSSLFATIYMRAWYRLMGARIGSGAEISTNLSGRYDLTGIGAGNFIADEVVFGDEDMRRGYMRLDMTRTGEQVFVGNDAVVPPGAVIPDRVLIGIKSKPPANDRMQPGDTWFGSPPIKLPNRQKVDLGADWTYKPSLRKQMARGAFEALHTSFPAMLFITFGTIAVDLVLQQRINEQDWVGLVLSFMGVAVLIAVIQALICAAMKWLMMGVYKPVMKPMWSWWAMRTEAVAVLYWGLGGKVLFDYLRGTPFLPWFLKLFGAKYGKGVWLDSTDITEFDCIDVGDFCTVNAHSALQTHLYEDRVMKVGRVKLGKGVCVGAGATVLYDTHVGDYAQVGLLTVIMKGENLPAHTRWEGAPAVPAPVPAGH comes from the coding sequence ATGAACGACATGACCATCCTGTCGGGAACGACCGACCAGGCGAGCCCGACCGTCGTCGCCATGATGGCGGGCGACAAGCGTGCCGATCTGCTGCGCGACGAGGTGCTGGGCGAAGTCCTCGCCGCCACCGTCGAGGGCCGCGGCAGCCATCCCGCATTGGTCGATGGCAGCCGCCGGCTGAGCTATGAGGAGGTCTGGGCGCAGGCGGGCCGGCAGGCGCGCGGGCTCTCGCGCCAGGGCGTCGGGCCCGGCGATCTCGTCGGCCTTTGGATGCCGCGGGGCATCGACCTGCTGATCGCGCAGATCGCGATCACCCGCGCGGGAGCGGCCTGGGTACCCTTCGACGCCGAAGCACCCGTGGACCGCATCGCGGTCTGCCTCGCCGATGCGCAGGCCAAGGGCATCGTCACCTGCGAGGCGTGGACCGGCCGCGCCGCTGCTACAGAGCGCAGCGTCTGGACGCCGGACGCGCTCGCCCAGGGCGATGACGGCCACCCGATGCCCGCCCGGGCGCCTGGGCTGACGCGCGAGCATCCGGCCTATCTGATCTACACCTCCGGCTCGACGGGAACGCCCAAGGCGATCGTCATCAGCCACCGCAACATCTGCCATTTCCTGCGCTCGGGGAACGCCCTCTACGGGATCGGCCCCGAGGACGTCGTCTTCCAGGGCGCCTCGGTCGCGTTCGACCTGTCGATGGAGGAGATCTGGACGCCCTATCTGGCGGGCGCGACGCTCTTCGTCGCCTCGCCGGAGATGATGGGCGATGCCGAGAAGCTGCCGGCGATCCTCACCGAGGCCGGCGTCACCGTGATCGACACGGTGCCGACGCTGCTCGGCATCCTGCCGTCCGACGTGCCCTCGCTGAAGCTGATCCTGCTCGGCGGCGAGGCGCTGCCGCCGGCGACCGTTCAGAAATGGTCGAAGCCGGGCCGGCGCATCCTCAACACCTATGGCCCGACCGAGGCCACAGTGGTGGCCACGGCTGCGGAGGTTCATCCCGGAGAAACCGTCACCATCGGCCGGCCAATCGCCAACTACACCGCCTATGTTGTCAACGAGGCGATGGCGCTGGTCGGCCCCGGCGAGCAGGGCGAGTTGCTGATCGGCGGCCCGGGCGTGGCGCAGGGCTATCACGGCCGCCCCGAGCTCACGGCCGAGAAGTTCATCGCCAATCCGTTCGGCCAGCCCTTCGGCCCCGAGGATCCGGTGCTCTACCGTTCGGGCGACGCGGTCAGCCTCGACGAGGCCGGCAACATCGTCTTCCACGGGCGCATCGACGACCAGATCAAGATTCGTGGGTTCCGTGTCGAGCTCGGCGAGATCGAGTCGAAGCTCGCCGATGAGCCGGGCGTGCATCAGGCCGCCGTGGTGATGCGGACCGACGACGAGATCGAGCGCCTCGTCGCCTTCGTTGTGGCAGAGCCCGGCGTCGCCGTCGACGGCGCGGTGCTGCGCGCCGCGCTGCGGGAGAAACTGCCGCCCTATATGGTGCCGGCGCATTTCGAGGCGGTGGGCTCGCTGCCGCGCATGGTCTCCGGCAAGGTCGACCGGCGGATGCTGAAGGCCGCGCCGCTGACGGCGCCGAGCGCGCCGGGCGAGCAGGAGCCGCCGCGCAACGCCACCGAGGCCGCACTGCTCGACGCCGCCAAGCGCGTGCTGGGCGCATCCAGCCTGCCGCTGGAGGCCGATTTCTTCGTCGATCTCGGCGGGCATTCGCTGCTGGCGGCGCGCTTCATCTCGATCGTCCGCGAGAACCCGTCCTATGCCGGCATCACGCTGCAGGACGTCTATGGCGCCCGCACGCTGCGCGGCATGGCGGCGCTCCTGGACGGTCGCGGCATCGCCGCGGCTGAAGACCTCTCCTTCACGCCGCCGCCCTTCCTGCGCCGCTTCCTCTGCGGGCTGGCCCAGGCGGTGGCGCTGCCGCTGATCATCGGCCTCTCGACGGCGCAGTGGCTCGGCATCTTCGTCACCTACATGCTGCTGTCGGGCGAGGATCTGCCGCTGGTCGGCCAGATCTTCGCGCTGCTCGGCGTCTATGTCGCCATCACCATCGTCACCGGGCTCATCGCCATCGCGCTGAAATGGATCGTGCTGGGGCGGACCAAGCCCGGCGTCTATCCGCTCTGGGGCGTCTATTATTTCCGCTGGTGGTTCGCGGCGCGCGTCGCCGGGCTCGTCCACATCAAATGGCTGCAGGGCTCGCCGGTGATGCGGGTCTACTGGCGGCTCCTGGGTGCCAAGGTCGGGCGCGACGTCATCATCTCCGACTACGAGGCCGGCGCGATCGACTTGATCGAGATCGGTGACGGGACCAGCTTCGGCTCCAAGACCACCTTCGCCAATGGCGAGGCGATCGGCGACAAGCTGATCATCGGTCGCATCACCATTGGGCGCGACGTCTGCGCCGGCGCGTCGGTCGTCTTCGGCCATGACTGCGTGATCGGCGACCATGCCGAAATCGCCGACCTGACCCCGATCCCGCCGAAGGCGCGCATCGCCGACGCCGAGATCTGGGACGGCTCGCCGGCCCGCAAGACCGGCATGGTCGATCTCGCGGCCCTGCCGCCGCAGGCCGAGGCCGGCCCGGCTCGCCGTTCGGCGCTGACCGCCTTCTACGTGCTGATGCTCGTCGTCGTGCCGCCGATCAGCCTGCTGCCGATCTTCCCGGCGTTCTGGCTGTTCGACCAGATCGACGACTGGATCTCGACCTGGTCGGAGATCAGCTATCTCTGGTATCTGCCACTCCTGACCTGGCCGACCGCGATCGGACTGATCTCCTTCACCGTCTTCCTGATGGCGGGGCTGCGCTGGGCGATCCTGCCGCGGGTGACCTCCGGCTCCTATTCTATCCATTCCGGCTTCTATGCCCGCAAATGGACGGTGGCGCTGGCCACCGAGGTCACGCTCGAGACACTGTCCTCGCTGTTTGCCACCATCTACATGCGTGCCTGGTACCGGCTGATGGGCGCCCGCATCGGCTCCGGTGCCGAAATCTCGACCAATCTCTCCGGCCGCTACGACCTGACCGGGATCGGGGCGGGCAACTTCATCGCCGACGAGGTCGTCTTCGGCGACGAGGACATGCGCCGCGGCTATATGCGGCTCGACATGACGCGCACCGGCGAGCAGGTCTTCGTCGGAAACGACGCCGTCGTGCCGCCGGGCGCAGTCATCCCCGACCGCGTGCTGATCGGCATCAAGTCGAAGCCACCGGCCAATGACCGGATGCAGCCCGGCGACACCTGGTTCGGCTCGCCGCCGATCAAGCTGCCGAACCGGCAGAAGGTCGATCTTGGCGCGGACTGGACCTACAAGCCCTCGCTGCGCAAGCAGATGGCGCGCGGCGCCTTCGAGGCCCTGCACACCTCCTTCCCGGCGATGCTGTTCATCACCTTCGGCACGATCGCGGTCGATCTCGTGCTGCAGCAGCGCATCAACGAGCAGGACTGGGTCGGGCTGGTGCTCTCATTCATGGGCGTCGCGGTTCTGATCGCTGTCATCCAGGCGCTGATCTGCGCCGCGATGAAGTGGCTGATGATGGGCGTCTACAAGCCCGTGATGAAGCCGATGTGGTCCTGGTGGGCGATGCGCACCGAGGCGGTGGCGGTGCTCTACTGGGGGCTCGGCGGCAAGGTACTGTTCGACTACCTGCGCGGCACGCCTTTCCTGCCCTGGTTCCTGAAGCTGTTCGGCGCGAAATACGGCAAGGGCGTCTGGCTCGACTCGACCGACATCACCGAGTTCGACTGCATCGATGTCGGCGACTTCTGCACCGTGAACGCCCATTCCGCCCTGCAGACCCATCTCTACGAGGACCGGGTGATGAAGGTCGGCCGGGTCAAGCTCGGAAAGGGCGTCTGCGTCGGGGCCGGGGCGACGGTGCTCTACGACACCCATGTCGGCGACTACGCACAGGTCGGGCTGCTGACCGTCATCATGAAGGGCGAGAACCTGCCGGCGCATACGCGCTGGGAGGGGGCGCCTGCGGTGCCCGCGCCGGTGCCTGCGGGGCATTGA
- a CDS encoding metallophosphoesterase translates to MAGPGAYAAVWEPGRQNLTRYRLTPRGWPEGRRLRLAILSDLHVGSLHVPLARVSELVAATNALKPDLTLLLGDFVASRRRIASDPALADLATELARLEARDGVFGILGNHDWWHDEPTQTHRKGPTQVGLALERAGIPVLENKAVRLDTAAGPLWLAGLGDQIAFLPKRRGWAQGIDDLEGTLAQVGDDGLPVIMMAHEPDVFARMPDRVTLTLSGHTHGGQVRFLGWAPIVPSRYGGRYAYGHVREEGRDLVVSGGIGTSQLPIRFGIPPEIVLIELG, encoded by the coding sequence ATGGCCGGGCCGGGGGCCTATGCTGCGGTCTGGGAGCCCGGGCGGCAGAACCTGACGCGCTACCGGCTCACGCCCAGAGGCTGGCCGGAGGGGCGCCGCCTGCGGCTGGCGATCCTGTCCGATCTCCATGTCGGGTCACTGCATGTTCCGCTGGCGCGCGTCTCCGAACTGGTTGCCGCGACCAACGCGCTCAAGCCTGATCTGACGCTGCTGCTCGGCGATTTCGTCGCCAGCCGCCGGCGCATCGCCTCAGACCCGGCGCTTGCGGACCTCGCCACCGAACTCGCCCGGCTCGAGGCACGCGATGGCGTCTTCGGCATTCTGGGCAATCACGACTGGTGGCATGACGAGCCGACGCAGACCCATCGCAAGGGCCCGACGCAGGTCGGTCTCGCCTTGGAGCGCGCCGGCATTCCCGTGCTGGAGAACAAGGCCGTCAGGCTCGATACGGCGGCTGGCCCGCTCTGGCTCGCCGGGCTCGGCGACCAGATCGCCTTCCTGCCGAAGCGCCGGGGCTGGGCGCAGGGCATCGACGATCTCGAGGGCACGCTGGCGCAGGTGGGGGATGACGGGCTGCCGGTGATCATGATGGCGCATGAGCCCGACGTCTTCGCCCGCATGCCGGACCGCGTGACGCTGACGCTGTCGGGCCACACCCATGGCGGGCAGGTTCGTTTTCTGGGCTGGGCGCCGATCGTGCCGTCGCGCTATGGCGGGCGCTACGCCTATGGCCATGTCCGCGAGGAGGGGCGCGATCTCGTCGTTTCGGGCGGCATCGGCACGAGCCAGCTGCCGATCCGCTTCGGCATTCCCCCCGAGATCGTTCTGATCGAACTCGGCTGA
- a CDS encoding histone deacetylase family protein, giving the protein MTTLLLTHPASLAHETPLGHPERPDRLRAVEAALETERFAPLIREAAPRGTLEQIGLCHPRAFIEAVLAASPEQGLVPFDADTTMSPGTVEAVLHGVGGAVQAVDEVMTGRVANAFSATRPPGHHAESVKAMGFCFFNQGAIAARHAQRSHGAERVAILDWDVHHGNGTQEIFWDDASVLYASSHEMPLYPGTGALSERGAHGTIVNAPLSAGDGSDAFREAMESVLLPRIAAFSPDLIIISAGFDAHWRDPLANLNLKEPDFAWATQELMAIADRCCGGRVVSVLEGGYDLEGLSRSAAAHVMALMRG; this is encoded by the coding sequence GTGACGACACTCCTGCTGACCCACCCCGCCAGCCTCGCGCATGAGACACCGCTCGGCCATCCCGAACGTCCCGATCGCCTGCGGGCCGTCGAGGCGGCGCTCGAGACCGAGCGCTTCGCGCCGCTGATTCGCGAGGCCGCCCCGCGCGGCACGCTGGAGCAGATCGGCCTGTGCCATCCGCGCGCCTTCATCGAGGCTGTGCTGGCGGCGTCGCCCGAGCAAGGGCTGGTGCCCTTCGACGCGGACACGACGATGTCGCCCGGCACGGTCGAGGCGGTGCTCCACGGTGTCGGCGGGGCGGTTCAGGCGGTGGACGAGGTCATGACCGGGCGCGTCGCCAACGCCTTCAGCGCCACACGGCCGCCCGGCCACCATGCCGAGAGCGTGAAGGCAATGGGGTTCTGCTTCTTCAACCAGGGGGCCATCGCCGCCCGCCACGCCCAGCGCAGCCACGGCGCGGAGCGGGTCGCGATCCTCGACTGGGACGTTCATCACGGCAACGGCACCCAGGAGATCTTCTGGGACGACGCGAGCGTGCTCTACGCCTCGAGCCACGAGATGCCGCTCTATCCCGGGACGGGTGCCCTCTCCGAGCGCGGCGCTCATGGCACCATCGTCAATGCCCCGCTGAGCGCCGGCGACGGGTCGGACGCCTTTCGCGAGGCGATGGAGAGCGTGCTGCTGCCGCGCATCGCCGCGTTCTCGCCGGATTTGATCATCATTTCGGCGGGGTTCGATGCTCATTGGCGCGATCCGCTGGCCAATCTGAACCTGAAGGAGCCCGATTTCGCCTGGGCGACGCAGGAGCTGATGGCGATCGCGGATCGCTGCTGCGGCGGGCGCGTCGTTTCGGTGCTGGAGGGTGGCTACGATCTGGAGGGTCTCTCCCGTTCCGCGGCCGCCCATGTGATGGCGCTGATGCGGGGATGA